The Leptospira kirschneri serovar Cynopteri str. 3522 CT genomic sequence AATCTCATGTATTATATCTCCAAAACGCCCGAAACAAGAATTTGTGTTCGGGCATTTTTGAATTAATTTTTAGCCTTGATCGAAAAAACGGCTTTAGCCGGTGTGATCGGAGTTCCGGCATTCAGATCCAAACCGATATTTGCAAAGATGATAGGACAACCGGTGCTTGTTGCACCCACAAGTCCGGACATACACATCGCAGCGTTTGGGTTTGTGGTAAGATCGATTCCTTGTAAAAGAGCTTGAACGTTGATTTTGATTTCTTGGGTGGAGGGATTAAAACCACCTTCCGGGATCAGTGTAACTGGAATCCGATTGACTCTTGCGCAAGTGCTCGAATTTCCAGAGCCTACACAATTGGCAGAACCTATGTGGACCGAAGTTTCTACGCCTAAGGTTTCGGCGGTTTCAAAATCCAGTTTTAAAAATTTATAACCGCTCGTCCAACTCCAGAACATCCCAGAGTTATCGAGTGGGGGAGATTGATTGTCTGCGTCTAAGTGATTTTTGTTTTCGGGTACCCCAACGATGAACTTGATACCTTGAAATGTGCCCGAAGGAATTAACGCAGAGACTACGTTATGTGTGTCCAAAGTACCATTACACTTTCCTGTTTTGTTTTCAAAATCTAAAAGAGCGATTTCTCCGGATTGAAACTTACCGTCCTGGTTGAGAGTGAGAGGAGTTTCCTCACCAGAGTTTTGGATCAAAGTGACTCCGTGTACAAAAAGACGAAAGTCGTGCAATTGAAACGTAGTACTCTCTGCAATGTGTGCGTTCGGAATGAAAGGAATCGTTTCTAAAGATCTGGAGTGACCTCTGAGAGTTTGGCCGCATTCTAATTTTTGAGAACCGGCGTAAGCGGAAAATTGAATTCCTTGATTTCCGAGTGCAATCAACGCGGCTAAGGATAACAATTCGGAATCGTTATTATTTTTATTTGGAGAACAATAGATCAAAGAAAAATAAAGTAAAACGATAGAACCTAAGACTAAAACTTTTTTAGTCATAAATAAAATAACTCCTAATATATAAGTTGTCTTCTAAAACGAACGTTAAAAGAAAAAAGAACGATTAACGTACGTTAAAGGAAAATTTTTAGAAAAGATTTTTATGAAATGAAAAATGTTAGGAAATTCGAGGTGGTTTTAAAAGAAAAGAAAAAGAAGATATTCCAGAATTAGAATATTCTAAAGTAATAATTTGAATAAAATCTAGATCGTGCCGGATGTAAGAAGTTTGTTTTTGGGAAAAAAAAGTGGAATAAAACGCGCCCAACTGAGAAAGTTTATTTTCGGCTTTTTTACAGGAACAGGAATGCGCTTCTCCCGATTGAGCGGAATGACAATCAGGAAGTTTTTTGGAAGTAGTGGATCGATTGAAAGAACGTATCTTTTTGGAAAAAAGAACATCTTCTTTGTTTATGTGTTTTTGAATTTTACTGCCGTGATTACATTCGCAGATTTTTGCCTTTTCTGAAAGGATACATCCGAAAAGACCGCTGGAAAAAACCAAAGTTTGAAATAGGACTGAAACGGATAAAAAGATGGAAACGTAAAATTTCATCCCAGATCAATTTTGAGTTTAGAAAACACGAGTTGTAGACCGTAGACCTTGGCTCAGTTTTACTTCTGAAACTTGAATTTGGTCTTTTTTTAATTCAGAAATCAATTTTAGAATTCGATTGAGAACCATTGAGGGGATTGCAACAACCGGAGTCATATCTAAAACTACATTATCCGGACGGATTTCTCTGATTTGAGAAAGGATTTCCTGGATTTCTTCCGTTTCGACGGAACAAATGTTTCTTCGAAACTCAATTCGAAAAGAATTTTTATCCGGATAGATTGTAGACTCTTGTAGCTGTTGCATAAAAGAAAACTCTGTTACTACTATTTTAAGGAAGAGTTTTTTCTGGAAACAAAAAAACGCTAATTTTAAATCTATTGGATTAGAACGTTCGTTTGATTTTATCGTTTCGTAAAAATACCTTACTGACTTTTGTATCCTTATGAAAGATAGGGTACGAAAATTACTTCCGTTCAAATCCCTGATCTGGATCTTTTTTGGAATTCTATTAATTCTACCCTTACTTGCTTTTTATCCTTGGAAATACAGGATCGTTTTTGTATTTCTTTTTGTATGTTTTACGATTTTAGATCTATTGTTTCCTTTGGTAGCCACGTTTTTTTTGACGGCTTCGGGAGTGTTTTTTGGAAATCATCCAGGAGGAAGATTTTTAGAATTACAAGATTGTCTTTGGATTTATTGGTGCGTTCGAGGGATTATAGAAAATAAACTTTATGGAAATCGGATTTTAGAAGATCCGTTTTGGAAATCTACGATCGGAGTGTTATTACTTTCGTTTTTCGGTATTGGAATTTTAAGTCTGATCGCCAATCCGGAATTGTTTTTAGATTTTAAATATTACCAAAAAGGATGGTTTTGGTTTTTACATTCTACGGAGTTGGAACCGTATTATCCGATCAAACTTTTGTTTCTTGGAATTTTATTCTTATTTGGATTGATCGCTCGTAAGAATTGGTTAGGAAAAAGTTCGGAAACAAATTCGTTTTATTTGGTTTTTGCTTCCGGTGTTGGTTTTGGAATGATCGTATCGATCGGATTCGGTTGGATAGAATATTTTTCGCCGATCTTAAAATGGAAACTGAATTATTATCATCGTTGGTTGGACGGATACAAATTTTTAGCCCTACCTCATCCTTTAATTCCAGGTTTAAAACGATACCTGCCTAGATTTGGGATTCAATCCTTGTTTTGGAACCGTAGTTGGTTTGCAGTTTATTTAGTTTCGGGTCTTCCCTTTTTGTTTTATTGGATATTGAATGTTTCTAAGAATTCTAAAATTAGAATATTCAAAAATAAT encodes the following:
- a CDS encoding MbnP family copper-binding protein, yielding MTKKVLVLGSIVLLYFSLIYCSPNKNNNDSELLSLAALIALGNQGIQFSAYAGSQKLECGQTLRGHSRSLETIPFIPNAHIAESTTFQLHDFRLFVHGVTLIQNSGEETPLTLNQDGKFQSGEIALLDFENKTGKCNGTLDTHNVVSALIPSGTFQGIKFIVGVPENKNHLDADNQSPPLDNSGMFWSWTSGYKFLKLDFETAETLGVETSVHIGSANCVGSGNSSTCARVNRIPVTLIPEGGFNPSTQEIKINVQALLQGIDLTTNPNAAMCMSGLVGATSTGCPIIFANIGLDLNAGTPITPAKAVFSIKAKN
- a CDS encoding LIC_11090 family protein, with translation MKFYVSIFLSVSVLFQTLVFSSGLFGCILSEKAKICECNHGSKIQKHINKEDVLFSKKIRSFNRSTTSKKLPDCHSAQSGEAHSCSCKKAENKLSQLGAFYSTFFSQKQTSYIRHDLDFIQIITLEYSNSGISSFSFLLKPPRIS